From Pseudothermotoga thermarum DSM 5069, a single genomic window includes:
- the serS gene encoding serine--tRNA ligase has product MIDIKLIRENPDFVKKALENRNYDPKMVDEVLELDKKYRALTTELNQLRAQRNNISKLVAQAKAAGKEDEVVSLTSQGKQISERIDAIEDEQKQIEAKIKNLLLYIPNVPDSSVPIGKDETFNVEVRRWGEPRKFDFEPLPHWEIGPKLGLMDFDRAAKLSGSRFTVMYSALAKLERALINFMLDLHTKEHGYTEVWVPHLVTRNTLTVTGQLPKFEEEMYRCDMDDLFLIPTAEVPLVALRADEILEEEDLPILYTAYTPCYRREAGSYGKDVRGMIRQHQFDKVELVWLTTPERSFQDLETLVSHAEEVLKRLELPYRVVLLCTGDLGFGAAKTYDIEVWLPSYNAYKEISSCSNDTDFQARRGNIRYRRKDGKLAFVHTLNGSGVAVGRTLVAIMENYQRKDGKIDVPKALQPYVGCEVLG; this is encoded by the coding sequence ATGATAGATATCAAACTTATAAGGGAAAATCCGGATTTTGTCAAGAAAGCTTTGGAAAACAGAAATTACGATCCAAAGATGGTTGACGAGGTTCTTGAACTTGACAAAAAGTATCGTGCCCTTACTACGGAACTCAACCAGCTTCGAGCCCAAAGAAACAACATATCAAAGCTGGTAGCGCAGGCTAAAGCAGCAGGAAAAGAAGACGAGGTTGTAAGTTTAACGTCTCAAGGTAAGCAAATAAGTGAAAGAATCGATGCCATTGAAGATGAGCAAAAGCAAATTGAGGCAAAGATCAAAAACCTACTTTTGTACATCCCAAACGTACCCGATTCTTCGGTCCCCATTGGAAAGGATGAAACTTTCAACGTTGAAGTTAGAAGATGGGGAGAGCCAAGAAAATTCGACTTCGAACCGCTACCACATTGGGAAATTGGGCCAAAGCTTGGTCTTATGGATTTCGATCGGGCAGCAAAGCTGAGTGGCTCACGTTTCACAGTTATGTATTCTGCTTTGGCAAAACTTGAAAGAGCTTTGATAAACTTCATGTTGGATCTTCACACCAAAGAGCATGGTTATACAGAAGTTTGGGTACCGCATCTTGTAACGCGCAATACTTTGACTGTAACAGGACAGCTCCCAAAATTTGAGGAGGAAATGTATAGATGTGATATGGACGATCTTTTCTTGATACCAACCGCAGAAGTTCCACTTGTTGCACTGAGGGCGGACGAAATTTTGGAAGAGGAGGATCTTCCCATCCTTTACACAGCGTATACCCCATGTTACAGAAGAGAAGCGGGAAGCTATGGAAAAGATGTTAGAGGAATGATAAGGCAGCATCAATTTGACAAAGTAGAACTTGTTTGGTTAACAACCCCTGAAAGATCTTTTCAAGACCTCGAAACGCTGGTTTCGCATGCCGAGGAGGTTTTGAAAAGACTCGAACTTCCATACCGCGTAGTTTTGCTTTGCACAGGAGATCTTGGTTTTGGTGCCGCCAAGACTTACGACATAGAGGTTTGGCTTCCAAGTTACAACGCTTACAAGGAGATATCTTCCTGCAGCAATGACACAGACTTTCAAGCAAGAAGAGGGAACATAAGGTATAGAAGAAAAGATGGCAAACTTGCCTTTGTCCACACACTCAACGGTTCTGGAGTTGCGGTTGGAAGAACCCTTGTTGCGATAATGGAAAACTATCAAAGAAAAGATGGAAAGATAGATGTCCCTAAGGCACTTCAGCCTTACGTTGGTTGTGAGGTGCTTGGCTGA
- a CDS encoding PEGA domain-containing protein, with translation MQKLTLILLLAACLGFAVYIQTNVPYVEIRQNNVLLAITDRSGLAKVDLQAPSKVVLSKPGYFPKELEITDLEGTYYVQMVPAAVIFVQSDQEDAKVFLNDELVGKTPIQIDVLPGVYTLRVEKEGFCVYQEKVAVEAFEKVQINVKFSKIPKVRIFSNPTAEAYVNGRRVGTTPVEIELEPGKHSLVLRRENYFDLVQTIEVSNIQNQTFAFNLQPCAYVKITTTPSHAFVVFEDQRKLQGSVFGPLDLNDKVFYVEALGYQRQAVEIEPKQGLNEIHVVLQPSVYDVEFVVSQNAIVTVDGMIVGEGPRKLRLSGEIHFVEIQQAGRRWAGIVNLSQQTVIEPDFEVATLILLGDKSRRYVVQNVEYRPPAVVYLKPGRYVVKVNDIERIVDLQAGTVTYLKQEGYGYLNVFHTLVVEVMLDLQLVGLTPVLFYPVKPGRYSLKVADKSVSVFVSEGEILVVR, from the coding sequence GTGCAGAAGCTCACGCTGATTTTGCTTTTGGCAGCTTGCCTAGGCTTTGCTGTTTACATACAAACGAACGTTCCTTATGTGGAAATAAGGCAAAACAATGTTTTGCTTGCCATAACTGATAGAAGTGGGCTAGCAAAGGTGGATCTTCAAGCACCAAGTAAGGTGGTTCTTTCAAAGCCTGGGTATTTTCCAAAAGAGCTTGAGATAACCGACCTTGAAGGAACCTATTATGTCCAAATGGTTCCAGCAGCGGTTATCTTCGTTCAATCCGATCAAGAAGATGCGAAAGTTTTCTTGAACGATGAACTCGTTGGGAAAACACCGATCCAAATAGATGTTTTACCTGGTGTGTATACTTTGAGAGTTGAAAAGGAAGGTTTTTGCGTTTACCAAGAAAAAGTAGCAGTTGAAGCTTTTGAAAAGGTGCAGATAAACGTGAAATTTTCCAAAATCCCAAAGGTTAGAATATTTTCCAACCCAACTGCGGAAGCCTATGTGAACGGAAGAAGGGTGGGTACAACTCCTGTTGAGATTGAACTTGAGCCTGGGAAACACAGCCTAGTTCTTAGAAGGGAAAATTACTTTGATTTGGTGCAAACAATAGAGGTGAGCAATATTCAAAATCAAACCTTTGCGTTCAACCTTCAACCCTGTGCTTACGTGAAGATCACGACAACTCCAAGTCATGCTTTTGTTGTTTTTGAAGATCAAAGAAAACTTCAAGGTTCTGTTTTTGGTCCTCTTGATCTGAACGATAAGGTCTTCTACGTCGAAGCACTTGGTTATCAAAGACAGGCTGTTGAAATAGAACCGAAGCAGGGTTTGAATGAAATTCATGTCGTTTTGCAACCATCGGTGTACGACGTTGAATTTGTGGTAAGTCAAAATGCCATCGTGACGGTAGATGGTATGATCGTTGGTGAGGGACCAAGAAAGCTGCGCCTTTCAGGTGAAATACACTTTGTTGAAATACAGCAGGCTGGTAGAAGATGGGCTGGGATTGTCAACCTTTCGCAGCAGACAGTTATAGAACCAGATTTCGAAGTAGCCACTTTGATATTGCTTGGAGATAAGTCAAGAAGATACGTTGTGCAAAACGTCGAATACCGTCCTCCGGCTGTCGTTTATCTTAAACCAGGAAGGTACGTTGTTAAGGTGAACGATATTGAAAGAATTGTGGACCTTCAAGCAGGCACGGTGACTTACCTTAAACAGGAAGGATACGGTTATTTGAACGTTTTTCACACTCTTGTAGTTGAAGTGATGCTTGACTTGCAACTTGTTGGTCTAACTCCTGTGTTATTCTATCCAGTGAAACCTGGAAGGTACAGCTTAAAGGTCGCGGACAAAAGTGTTTCAGTTTTTGTCTCCGAAGGAGAGATCCTTGTAGTTAGATGA
- the guaA gene encoding glutamine-hydrolyzing GMP synthase, with product MKVLVVDYGSQYTQLIARVVRELGYYSQVVQYDEQVDLEDVQAVILSGGPASVYEEDAPKLPDWFEKYEGKVLGICYGMQLVAHSLGGKVEPGEKAEYGRTTIRLIEDDPIFFGVEKETTVWMSHGDHVKVLPKGFKVLAKSTDEIIAAATDGKRYWLLQFHPEVRHTLRGREILHNFLSKICNLKPNWNLEDFVSKKIEELRETLAGKKVIAALSGGVDSSVACVLTHKAIGENLLNVFVDHGFLRKGEENEVPKVFKEMLGLNLVKINARKRFLEKLRGVSDPERKRKIIGEEFIRVFEKQAQQHGATHLVQGTIYSDVIESAKSGKKTAAIKSHHNVGGLPERMNLQIVEPLRNLFKDEVRLVGEILGIPRQILYRHPFPGPGLAVRILGEVTEEKLEILKEADRIFIETLKETGWYEKVWQAFCVLLPVRSVGVRGDKRAYDYVLALRAVDSTEGMTADWSKIPHEVLDLAARRILNSVKGIGRVVYDISSKPPATIEWE from the coding sequence ATGAAAGTACTTGTGGTTGACTATGGTTCTCAATACACCCAGTTGATAGCACGAGTCGTCAGAGAACTTGGTTATTATAGCCAAGTTGTGCAATACGATGAACAAGTCGATCTTGAAGATGTACAAGCCGTGATACTTTCTGGTGGCCCTGCCAGCGTTTACGAAGAAGATGCACCAAAACTTCCGGATTGGTTTGAAAAATACGAAGGAAAAGTTCTTGGAATATGCTATGGAATGCAACTTGTAGCACATTCACTTGGTGGAAAGGTTGAGCCTGGAGAAAAAGCTGAATACGGTAGGACAACGATAAGACTCATCGAAGATGACCCGATCTTTTTTGGGGTGGAAAAAGAAACCACCGTTTGGATGAGCCATGGAGACCACGTCAAAGTTCTACCAAAAGGTTTCAAAGTTCTGGCAAAATCGACGGATGAAATAATCGCAGCCGCGACCGACGGAAAAAGGTATTGGCTTTTGCAGTTTCATCCAGAGGTACGACACACCTTGCGAGGAAGAGAAATTCTTCACAACTTTCTTTCAAAGATTTGCAATCTTAAACCAAATTGGAACTTGGAGGATTTTGTCAGCAAAAAGATCGAAGAGCTCAGGGAAACTCTGGCTGGAAAAAAAGTCATAGCAGCGCTTTCTGGAGGGGTGGATTCTTCTGTAGCTTGCGTTTTAACCCACAAAGCGATAGGGGAAAATTTGCTCAACGTTTTCGTCGATCATGGGTTTTTGAGAAAGGGTGAAGAAAACGAGGTTCCAAAGGTTTTCAAAGAAATGCTTGGGCTGAATTTGGTGAAAATAAACGCAAGAAAAAGATTTTTGGAAAAGCTTCGTGGAGTAAGCGATCCTGAAAGGAAAAGAAAAATAATAGGGGAAGAATTCATAAGAGTTTTCGAAAAGCAAGCTCAACAGCATGGTGCGACACACTTAGTTCAGGGAACGATCTACTCGGATGTGATAGAGAGCGCAAAATCTGGTAAGAAAACGGCTGCCATCAAAAGTCATCACAACGTTGGTGGACTTCCTGAGAGAATGAATCTACAGATCGTTGAACCTCTGAGAAATCTTTTCAAAGATGAGGTAAGGTTGGTTGGAGAAATCCTTGGGATACCAAGACAAATACTTTACCGCCATCCGTTCCCTGGACCAGGTCTTGCGGTGAGAATCTTAGGAGAGGTCACTGAAGAAAAGCTTGAAATCTTAAAGGAAGCAGACAGAATTTTCATAGAAACTTTAAAGGAAACTGGCTGGTACGAAAAAGTCTGGCAGGCTTTCTGTGTGCTTCTGCCGGTTAGATCTGTTGGAGTCAGGGGTGACAAAAGAGCCTACGACTATGTTCTTGCCCTCAGAGCCGTCGATAGCACGGAAGGCATGACCGCCGATTGGTCGAAAATTCCCCATGAGGTACTAGATCTTGCCGCAAGAAGGATTTTAAACAGCGTCAAAGGAATAGGGAGGGTAGTGTACGACATCAGCTCAAAGCCACCAGCGACTATCGAATGGGAATAG
- a CDS encoding S-layer homology domain-containing protein, producing the protein MRKLVLALLTVVSLILVAQEVRIRDISPILDIYEPVSFVVQRGIMELDENGNFRGGLLTTRFDIAQYLYRLIKVFKLEEVVPELEGLKKSVEEQKIKYIGVESAYKVVEEKIAQLESALNGLNVKMDEMSKQLALQVVAEVEKALSAQKIGELFTRVDLLQKQVENLGEQTEAVAKQYETVQSIVQGTVSKLSQLEAKQESTTKDLSSLKSEVTILKGKMDEQLVMLENLKKEVDTKISLAEKLMDEKLSSALNRYDMNLKNLASDVSLQRKELADLTQNLLGLKGQIEMLQKTIDLLEINATKKQVEDLQKLVEETRKRIEQTTVNLRSFEERLAALDISALEKRISELEARQKNTESSILTAYLLGGLGAVAGVLALIIAFGK; encoded by the coding sequence GTGAGAAAGTTGGTTTTGGCTTTGTTGACGGTGGTTTCTTTGATCTTGGTAGCGCAAGAAGTGAGGATCAGAGACATTTCTCCAATACTTGACATTTACGAGCCGGTTTCTTTTGTTGTTCAAAGGGGAATAATGGAGCTTGATGAGAACGGTAATTTCAGGGGAGGGCTTTTGACAACCAGATTTGACATTGCTCAGTATTTGTACAGGTTGATAAAGGTTTTCAAGCTTGAGGAAGTTGTACCAGAATTAGAAGGTTTGAAAAAAAGTGTTGAGGAACAAAAAATCAAATATATCGGAGTAGAATCCGCTTACAAGGTTGTAGAAGAAAAAATTGCACAACTTGAGTCGGCTTTGAATGGTTTGAATGTAAAAATGGACGAAATGTCGAAACAGCTTGCTCTGCAAGTTGTCGCCGAAGTTGAAAAGGCGTTGAGCGCTCAAAAAATTGGAGAACTTTTTACAAGAGTTGACTTGTTGCAAAAACAAGTCGAAAATCTTGGAGAGCAGACAGAAGCTGTCGCAAAGCAGTACGAAACTGTTCAATCCATCGTTCAAGGTACCGTTTCTAAATTGTCTCAACTTGAAGCAAAGCAAGAATCAACGACGAAAGACCTTTCTTCGTTGAAATCAGAAGTTACAATTTTGAAAGGAAAGATGGACGAACAGCTTGTTATGCTTGAGAATCTCAAAAAGGAAGTTGATACGAAAATTTCTCTTGCAGAGAAGCTCATGGACGAAAAACTTTCAAGTGCTTTGAACAGGTACGATATGAATTTGAAAAACTTGGCGAGCGATGTTTCACTTCAAAGAAAAGAACTTGCCGATTTGACGCAGAATCTGCTTGGATTGAAAGGGCAGATTGAGATGCTTCAAAAAACGATCGATCTTTTGGAAATAAATGCCACCAAAAAGCAGGTGGAAGATCTTCAAAAGTTGGTTGAAGAGACAAGAAAAAGAATTGAGCAAACAACAGTCAATCTGAGAAGTTTTGAAGAACGATTGGCGGCTTTGGATATAAGCGCTTTAGAAAAAAGGATCAGCGAACTTGAAGCCAGGCAGAAAAACACGGAAAGCAGCATTTTAACGGCTTATTTACTCGGTGGGCTTGGAGCGGTTGCAGGTGTTCTTGCGCTGATAATAGCCTTTGGAAAATAG
- a CDS encoding DMT family transporter: MYKVLIWLVVLFWGLSFVATRIVVMSIPPLTAALIRFLIASFALFLVNRKIPKLFNWHTFFAGFWGITMYFFFENSGLVYSYPTNASLIVSSAPILYTLFTHVVQKKRTTLIQYLSSLMAFFGVAIVILNGRFVLKVNPIGDILLLGAAVAWVFYTYHVEKMPQADSIEGVFAITIWGFLTLIPFVAFENKSSLSFSLPVVAGLLYLGIVCSGIAYVFWNIGLKRVGTRYTTNTIYFIPVVTSVAETILLKNPPNLYTILGGCFVILGLWLFNLSESKIIVQANCKEGGEK, encoded by the coding sequence TTGTACAAAGTCTTGATTTGGCTAGTGGTTCTTTTCTGGGGATTGTCCTTCGTTGCAACCAGAATCGTTGTGATGTCAATACCACCGCTTACGGCTGCGCTGATTAGGTTTCTTATCGCCAGTTTTGCGCTTTTTTTGGTGAACAGGAAGATCCCAAAGCTTTTCAACTGGCACACTTTTTTCGCCGGCTTTTGGGGAATTACGATGTATTTTTTCTTTGAAAACAGCGGTTTGGTTTACTCTTATCCAACCAACGCATCTTTGATCGTTTCAAGTGCACCGATACTCTACACGCTTTTCACCCACGTTGTTCAGAAAAAAAGAACCACCTTAATTCAGTATCTTTCCTCGCTCATGGCTTTCTTTGGAGTTGCGATAGTCATACTCAACGGTCGATTTGTTTTAAAGGTTAATCCTATCGGCGATATCCTGCTTCTTGGTGCAGCCGTTGCCTGGGTTTTCTACACCTACCACGTTGAAAAAATGCCACAAGCAGATTCGATCGAAGGTGTTTTTGCCATAACCATTTGGGGCTTTTTAACCTTGATACCTTTTGTGGCTTTTGAGAATAAATCCTCTTTATCTTTCTCTTTACCCGTTGTAGCCGGACTTTTGTACCTTGGAATAGTTTGTTCAGGGATTGCGTACGTTTTTTGGAACATAGGTTTGAAAAGAGTTGGAACGCGGTATACGACCAACACGATATACTTCATTCCTGTTGTAACAAGTGTTGCTGAAACGATTCTTTTGAAAAATCCCCCGAATTTGTACACCATCTTAGGTGGTTGTTTCGTCATACTCGGCTTATGGTTGTTCAACCTGTCTGAAAGCAAAATAATTGTGCAAGCGAATTGCAAAGAAGGTGGAGAAAAATGA
- a CDS encoding 16S rRNA (uracil(1498)-N(3))-methyltransferase: MPHLFYGELAGEYVLLDERETHHLKVVRHKVGDVVKITDGKGNLYICKLVEIGKNRSTALIEQSNLIERPQENPITLYVACENWDRLRWLVEKSVEIGVDEIVVYKSKRSRSFVEKKEKIELVVREAAKQCERFLFPRLSVYGHIDFEKLKGKVVILHKEGEQASLEDFLAPVTIVVGPEGDFEKQELEKLSQKGKLLSLGKKILRFETAAILSLCLAGFTNGRI; this comes from the coding sequence GTGCCTCACCTTTTCTATGGTGAGCTAGCTGGCGAATACGTTTTGTTGGACGAAAGAGAAACCCATCACCTAAAAGTTGTTCGCCACAAAGTAGGGGATGTTGTGAAAATCACTGATGGTAAGGGAAATCTTTACATTTGCAAATTGGTTGAAATTGGTAAAAATAGATCCACGGCTTTAATTGAGCAGTCTAATTTAATAGAAAGACCGCAGGAAAATCCTATAACTTTGTATGTTGCTTGCGAAAATTGGGATAGGTTGAGGTGGTTAGTAGAAAAATCCGTCGAAATAGGTGTGGATGAAATTGTTGTTTACAAATCCAAAAGGTCTAGATCCTTTGTCGAAAAGAAAGAAAAGATTGAACTGGTGGTAAGAGAAGCGGCAAAGCAATGCGAAAGGTTTCTCTTTCCAAGACTTTCAGTTTATGGTCATATCGATTTTGAAAAGTTAAAAGGGAAGGTTGTAATACTTCACAAAGAAGGAGAGCAAGCAAGCTTAGAGGATTTTCTGGCTCCGGTAACAATTGTTGTTGGACCAGAAGGAGATTTTGAAAAACAGGAACTTGAAAAGCTTTCGCAAAAAGGTAAACTTTTAAGCCTTGGCAAAAAGATTCTGAGATTTGAAACGGCTGCGATTTTGTCACTTTGTTTGGCTGGATTTACTAATGGGCGTATTTGA
- a CDS encoding DUF342 domain-containing protein yields the protein MERKQIQARSVKSLLDKLTEEFGPDWYQKVKVRFIKESVFEIVAEVSPIDEIEQQLVEQITMNHQKVKLPDLSELEAKYAQPIIRVEISKDEMTAGIIIVPGLKRSLPTVEEVEKALMDAGVKYGIYRQKIEQALKEKNFFTPIPVAFGKSPKPPVDAQIKLLFPQTGYLMAQVDESGRIDPASVYKIFTCEKDQLLAVKEPAVEGEDGITVTGKIISVPKPKDLDLSLFVGENVYLSESKNEILAACSGQPIFKDSKVHVKEVFVVDGDLGYSVGNINFNGTVVIRGNAEGPFKIVAREDVLINGILGEVEVECGGSLMVKGGIFGRSKGIIKVGKDLTAKFVNEARIFCKGKILVEEYIMNSIVVCGKDIFVAGRGIIAGGVVKAQGNITATELGSKAGVKTIVACGVNYETESKYEQCEIAAFEITKVLARIAEEEQKIRYKLVQAKEAKQREELRKNLSELEQKRFSLEKQLFKLKRVMNTLLQIRRLEGITINSKITLKGICHPGVKIIIGYESLKVQEELNVKEFYIDKSTGKIAYR from the coding sequence TTGGAAAGAAAACAGATACAAGCCAGGTCTGTTAAATCTTTGCTTGATAAGCTTACCGAGGAATTTGGACCGGATTGGTACCAAAAAGTGAAAGTGAGGTTCATCAAAGAATCGGTTTTTGAAATTGTGGCAGAAGTTTCTCCCATCGATGAGATTGAACAACAACTAGTTGAACAAATTACGATGAATCATCAAAAGGTTAAGTTGCCGGATCTATCTGAACTTGAAGCAAAATACGCACAACCGATCATTCGGGTTGAAATTTCCAAAGACGAGATGACGGCTGGTATCATCATCGTTCCCGGTTTGAAAAGATCGTTACCAACCGTGGAAGAAGTCGAAAAAGCTTTGATGGACGCCGGGGTAAAATATGGCATCTATAGGCAGAAAATAGAGCAAGCTTTGAAGGAGAAGAATTTCTTCACACCGATTCCCGTTGCTTTTGGAAAATCACCAAAACCACCTGTTGATGCGCAGATAAAGCTTCTCTTTCCCCAAACAGGATACTTGATGGCTCAGGTGGATGAATCTGGAAGAATAGATCCAGCGTCTGTTTACAAGATATTCACGTGTGAAAAAGATCAGCTACTTGCGGTAAAGGAACCAGCCGTTGAAGGTGAAGATGGAATCACTGTAACGGGAAAAATCATAAGCGTACCCAAACCAAAGGATCTCGATTTAAGCCTTTTTGTAGGTGAAAATGTTTATTTGTCTGAAAGCAAAAACGAAATACTTGCCGCATGCTCTGGTCAACCTATTTTCAAAGATTCAAAAGTGCATGTCAAAGAAGTTTTCGTGGTCGACGGTGACCTTGGATATTCGGTTGGGAACATAAACTTCAACGGAACGGTTGTGATCAGAGGAAACGCTGAGGGACCGTTTAAAATTGTCGCAAGAGAAGATGTTTTGATAAACGGAATCTTGGGAGAGGTTGAGGTTGAATGTGGAGGATCTTTGATGGTCAAAGGAGGAATCTTCGGAAGATCCAAGGGAATAATCAAAGTTGGTAAAGATCTCACCGCAAAATTCGTCAACGAAGCGCGCATTTTTTGCAAAGGGAAAATTTTGGTGGAGGAGTACATAATGAACTCCATTGTGGTGTGTGGTAAGGATATTTTTGTGGCAGGAAGAGGAATAATAGCAGGAGGTGTTGTCAAAGCCCAAGGAAACATAACTGCCACAGAGCTTGGAAGCAAAGCTGGTGTAAAAACAATCGTTGCCTGCGGCGTAAACTACGAAACGGAATCAAAGTACGAACAGTGCGAAATCGCCGCATTTGAAATCACAAAAGTTTTGGCAAGGATCGCCGAGGAAGAACAAAAGATAAGGTATAAACTTGTTCAAGCGAAGGAAGCTAAACAAAGGGAAGAACTCAGGAAAAATCTTTCCGAGTTGGAACAAAAAAGGTTCAGTTTGGAAAAGCAACTTTTTAAGTTGAAGCGAGTTATGAACACGCTTTTACAAATAAGAAGACTAGAAGGAATCACGATAAATTCAAAGATAACCTTGAAAGGGATTTGCCACCCCGGTGTCAAGATAATCATAGGTTATGAGAGCTTAAAAGTTCAAGAAGAATTGAACGTCAAAGAATTCTATATAGACAAATCCACGGGCAAGATAGCCTATAGATGA
- a CDS encoding LptA/OstA family protein, whose amino-acid sequence MRRIFVVLVFILASIFVFGKTVHIISAYVKPEKDRAYYEGNVKVEIPDDKVKLECETMVVTKLQNEWRIVEATKAKVFFEDGEAIAEKLRYDLKLKTGTLTETVQAKVQDKQSEDVIELVCDTMNIDLENDVFSGESFQKVLIIKGKIEARAKSFSYDRKNGIIKLEKDVEIVDRDKNIKMWAESVQITTADDKMIATNARVELVLEE is encoded by the coding sequence ATGAGAAGGATTTTCGTTGTCTTGGTGTTTATACTTGCTTCAATCTTTGTTTTTGGAAAAACTGTTCACATAATTTCGGCCTACGTTAAACCTGAAAAGGACAGAGCGTACTACGAGGGAAACGTCAAGGTAGAAATTCCAGACGACAAAGTCAAGTTAGAATGTGAAACCATGGTCGTCACAAAGCTTCAAAACGAATGGAGAATAGTCGAAGCAACAAAGGCAAAAGTGTTTTTTGAAGACGGCGAAGCTATAGCAGAGAAGCTAAGGTACGATTTAAAGCTTAAAACAGGAACTTTAACAGAAACGGTTCAAGCAAAGGTTCAAGACAAACAAAGCGAAGACGTCATTGAATTGGTTTGCGACACGATGAACATTGATCTTGAAAACGACGTTTTTTCAGGAGAATCTTTTCAAAAAGTTTTGATCATCAAAGGTAAAATAGAGGCAAGGGCTAAAAGTTTTTCGTACGATAGGAAGAATGGGATTATAAAACTTGAAAAAGATGTGGAGATCGTGGACCGCGACAAAAACATAAAAATGTGGGCTGAAAGTGTTCAAATAACCACTGCGGATGATAAAATGATTGCAACAAATGCAAGGGTTGAACTTGTGTTGGAGGAGTGA